The genomic stretch TGTAGCTCTTGCTGAAATATCTACCGGCTCCCAGCACGATAATGATGGCAATCAGCATGCAGGTGCCGATGATGATGAAGGCTCCGAGCCTGAAATAGTCTTGTTTACGAATCATTATGGTATCCTATTCGGGCATTGGACATTTGTCTGTGATGTCCGATTTGCCAAGTGAAGGCATGCGGTGGAAGAAGCGCTTCACGAGGACATCCTCTGATGTGTCTCGTAAAACTTTGGGATCGCCTTCGGCAACAATTGATTTTACGGACTTGTCGAGCATAATCACGCGGTCGGCTGTTTTATAAATGGATTCAAGCTCGTGCGTGACTATAACGAACGTTATTCCAAGGGATTTTGAAAGCTTGAGGATGAGTTCATCCAGTTCCGCGGAGGAGATCGGGTCCAGGCCGGCTCCTGGTTCGTCCAGAAATAATATTTCAGGGTCCAAAGCCATTGCTCGGGCTATGGCTGCTCGTTTCTTCATCCCTCCCGACAAGGCGGCAGGCATCTTGTATAAAGCGTTTTCCAAGTTGACCATTGCCAGTTTTGACTTGGCTGTCATCGCAATGGCTTCGGGGGGGAGATCGGTAAATTCTTCTAGTGGCAGCATCACGTTTTGCAGCAGTGACATGGAGCCGAACAGAGCACCCATTTGATACATCACCCCAAACTTGCGAATGATCTGCGCTCGTCTTTCCTCATCGGCAGAAAACAGATCCATCCCATCATATTCAACGCTCCCTTGCATGGGAGTTCGCAGGCCGATCATGTTTTTGAGGAGGGTCGACTTCCCGCAACCTGATCCGCCTAAAATAATGAAGACTTCGCCACGTGCAACATCAAATGATACATCGTCTATTACAATAGTATCACCATACCCGCAGGTCAGGTTCTTTACGGAGATGATAGGGGCGCTCATGGTATCCATTTTTTACCATCCCAGCACATAAAAGACCATGGCGAAGATACCGTCTGCAAAGGCAAGGAAGATGATTCCTGTTACAACGGCACTCGTGGTGGAGAGGCCGACAGCACTGGCGCCACTTTGTGTTTGCAGGCCACGTAAACAGCCAACTCCGGCAACGATTATCGAGAAAATGACAGCTTTGAGCATCCCGCCCCAGAAGTCCACGTAGTCCAGATAAGAGAACACTCGGCTAGTGTAGGTGACCAGTGGGAATCCCAGGGAAAGCATGACCACAGCACCACCGATCAGGCTCGCCATATTGAAAAATATGGTCATGAGGGGGACCATGGCGAGGGATGCCAGCAATTTGGGAAGGACCATGAAGCGCATGGGAGAAAGACCCATGGTCGACAATGCGTCCAGTTCTTCGTTGATCTTCATTGTTCCGATTTCTGCGGCAAAAGCCGAACCGGATCGAGCTGCAAGCAGGATGGCGGTAACAAGGGGGCCCATTTCCCTGAACATGACCAGCCCCAACATGTTGGGAATGAATATCTCGCCACCGAATCGCTCCAGTGTAACGGCTGACTGGAATGACATGATGAGTCCCATCAGGAAGCCGATGAGCGTAATGATGAAAATCGAATCGACGCCGACGTTGACACAGGCCATGAGAACATCTTTCCAGCGGACCTGCCGAGGGTGGAACACTGCATGAACGATCATGGTCAAAGACTCACCGATGAAGGAAACCATTTCCCGCATTCTGATCAGGACACCGCTGGTAGCCATGCCCACGGACTCTGTGAAGCTCCGCCGTTCATCTGCTTTTGGCGCCCAATCAGGGATGTCGCAATCCCATGTTAAATCTATGAGTTGTTTGTATTGATCGTCCAGGTTGACGAGCTGCATCTTGCCGCCAGCACGGGCTGTTTCTTCTCTTATTTTGAGAAGCAGGGCGATACCTGATCCATCCATCGCTCTGACGTCTGAACAGTCAACAATGACTTCCGTAGTATGTGTGTTCTTTACAGGATCAATGGCAGAATCCCACACGGAAGCCGTCCCGGCAGCGTCAAAATTTCCATGGAATGTCAATCGAAGTTCCATGGAAGTATGGTGCGCCTGTACTGTGGCTCGGTGACCGTGGTCGTCAAATTTATTCTTTGTCATTATGAAAGATCTCTTGGCGCCATTGGGTTTGATCAATATGGAATAGTAATGATTTCTGGTGGCTGTGGCAATGGTAAGAGGAAGCTTTTAAGTAAAAAGGGGTGCATACGTAACAGTTGACAAAAAATCTGTAGAACATTATTCCTTATTGTTATGAATAACAGAAAGATTGACGATTTAGACTTGGAGATACTGAATATTCTTCAGGCGGACGGCAAGGTTTCTAATGCCGAAATAGCCCGTAAGGTAGGAAAAGCGCCTTCTGCGGTGCTGGAGCGGGTTCGCAAATTGCGCAGAAGCGGCATTATCAAGGGGTATGAATGTATTGTCGACCACAAAAAGCTTGGGCGTGGTCTGACGGCTTTCACCTCCATTCGAGTGGAAGAGGGGGTTGGTGCGACCGAGGTGGGCGAAAAGCTGGCCGAACTACCTGAAGTCTTGGAAGTTCACTACACCGCCGGACGGGATTCATATCTGGTCAAAGTGCGCGTGGAGGATACCGAATCACTTCAGGCAACGCTCGCCAAGTTCGGGACCATTGCTGCGGTTCGCGACACCAACTCGACCATAGTTCTTACTACGGTGAAAGAGTCTCGCATAATCCCGCTTCCTTCATCATCTGACTAAAAACATCAAGGAGCTGTCAATGTCTACTGAAATACACTCCCTGGACCCGAAGATTATTGCTCGGGGCAGGGAGTTTTTTGCGTCCATTTCCGGTGAATCTCCTTCAGTATTCAACAAGGGATGGTGGACTGGGAAGGTTATGGACTGGGCCATGAAGAATGAAGACTTCAAGGTGCAGATGTTCAGATTCGTTGACGTGCTGCCTTACCTGAATACCTCTGAATCGTTATCACGGCATATCGAAGAATATTTTTCCGGTGACGATTCCAATATTCCTGACGTGCTCAAATGGGGCGCAACAAAAACGAAGATCGGTGGCGGACTTGTTGCCAAAGTCCTGAACAAGACCATTCGCTCCAATATAGAGACAATGGCGCGACAGTTCATCATCGGCCAGACCTCGAAGGAAGCGGTCAAGGGTATCAAGAAGCTCCGTAAGGATGGTTTTACTTTCGTACTCGATCTC from Pseudodesulfovibrio profundus encodes the following:
- a CDS encoding Lrp/AsnC family transcriptional regulator; translation: MNNRKIDDLDLEILNILQADGKVSNAEIARKVGKAPSAVLERVRKLRRSGIIKGYECIVDHKKLGRGLTAFTSIRVEEGVGATEVGEKLAELPEVLEVHYTAGRDSYLVKVRVEDTESLQATLAKFGTIAAVRDTNSTIVLTTVKESRIIPLPSSSD
- a CDS encoding ABC transporter permease, producing the protein MTKNKFDDHGHRATVQAHHTSMELRLTFHGNFDAAGTASVWDSAIDPVKNTHTTEVIVDCSDVRAMDGSGIALLLKIREETARAGGKMQLVNLDDQYKQLIDLTWDCDIPDWAPKADERRSFTESVGMATSGVLIRMREMVSFIGESLTMIVHAVFHPRQVRWKDVLMACVNVGVDSIFIITLIGFLMGLIMSFQSAVTLERFGGEIFIPNMLGLVMFREMGPLVTAILLAARSGSAFAAEIGTMKINEELDALSTMGLSPMRFMVLPKLLASLAMVPLMTIFFNMASLIGGAVVMLSLGFPLVTYTSRVFSYLDYVDFWGGMLKAVIFSIIVAGVGCLRGLQTQSGASAVGLSTTSAVVTGIIFLAFADGIFAMVFYVLGW
- a CDS encoding ABC transporter ATP-binding protein, translated to MDTMSAPIISVKNLTCGYGDTIVIDDVSFDVARGEVFIILGGSGCGKSTLLKNMIGLRTPMQGSVEYDGMDLFSADEERRAQIIRKFGVMYQMGALFGSMSLLQNVMLPLEEFTDLPPEAIAMTAKSKLAMVNLENALYKMPAALSGGMKKRAAIARAMALDPEILFLDEPGAGLDPISSAELDELILKLSKSLGITFVIVTHELESIYKTADRVIMLDKSVKSIVAEGDPKVLRDTSEDVLVKRFFHRMPSLGKSDITDKCPMPE